In Antedon mediterranea chromosome 10, ecAntMedi1.1, whole genome shotgun sequence, one genomic interval encodes:
- the LOC140060155 gene encoding uncharacterized protein, with protein sequence MAELETLFSLELDVEFVRVQASGVICRIPAVAFRLMDYPTLLLHHMSPVNVQRVKDTISENQPEGPMPSQLKELKDHRGNFVFKKGKSCLFKSNIDNLVGHLSNTPLYVMVLDMWPTVPKLVGNCSVPLQNTIQKIKADVERTGISVPTVHGVKDIYKVYSLMGSEIGYVSLGFKLLSLGAGLISHIPESSITKPVSSKTTADIAEKTVLPTPKQKENIVLQNLEELSIVDERSRERETAKVTSNLLRSSSTQTRRRLVKPRAHTEHKHYVHDAEKQPKDDDLGLFVSNTLCPPPLFFNSKCEDLQKKINQTSKKKDSKPEPEESEDSSVGFVETHYIFPSDISQQSVRKVHRRNRSKPAVIDSKPQTQSVGVQSSPDVRSITSSLINQNLPILAALMRELSVLQSNRPLVVQPSHPSHHQSVRTPTVPLRMNDEMVGVENESEKEDRLKHTDKVKDARNKRPTSSKKKSKLTFGMTHSQKLRLQMNNPEQLKTLEKEESRQQKNNGRMGSTYKTLLTSQKEKGHRKGRDRFDAFAQEKDELESNKENETLYVQPRQRPVPAPRQSKESLSSKSNTERTSEVKDEIQSYMSVRGIDKSTDQEESVNEENSCHSSKDQSEASSRIIEVHIPSVSNDEIFDDESNITSDFTDQSEAGDITVNHVSPKKTVQVPGFSVETESQQNNPEGKDEGMDFDKERKPYDGKDRKLATNQSVSVYPGKQQIRRVEVLSKDDFKTKSEEFEEAEDDEGDVLEGAHFEENYSTDFDAVEDDQDRKNVLGYAEFEGTYSYDFEDPDAGPLGVVDDDDYGIDSLASLSTTSSSPEESSASQVSLRQPVPHASRLQKGSLAIPKPVLSSKSPLPKKIKQNVDVSMNLATGGSSLQSEFLTGDSDIYQSTIGTGRTRSSDDYNRSNSDVLSVSSKEF encoded by the exons ATGGCTGAACTGGAAACCTTGTTTTCTCTTGAACTGGATGTAGAGTTTGTTCGTGTGCAGGCATCTGGTGTTATCTGCAGAATACCAGCGGTAGCATTCCGGTTGATGGACTACCCAACATTACTTTTACATCACATGAGTCCAGTTAATGTTCAAAGAGTAAAAGACACGATCTCTGAAAATCAACCAGAAGGCCCAATGCCATCTCAGTTGAAAGAACTTAAAGACCACAGAGGAAACTTTGTTTTCAAGAAAGGAAAATCTTGCTTatttaaatcaaacattgaCAATTTGGTGGGACATTTAAGCAACACGCCTCTTTATGTCATGGTGCTTGACATGTGGCCAACTGTACCAAAACTTGTCGGAAATTGTTCTGTCCCGCTACAGAATACCATACAGAAGATTAAAGCCGATGTGGAGAGGACTGGTATATCTGTTCCAACTGTTCATGGTGTCAAGGACATTTACAAAGTTTATAGCTTAATGGGAAGTGAAATTGGTTACGTCTCACTTGGATTTAAACTGTTAAGTCTCGGAGCCGGTTTAATATCACACATCCCTGAATCTTCAATCACCAAACCAGTTTCTTCTAAAACTACTGCAGATATTGCTGAAAAAACAGTGTTGCCAACTCCTAAGCAAAAAGAGAATATTGTACTGCAGAACTTAGAAGAGCTGTCTATTGTTGATGAACGTTCAAGAGAAAGAGAAACTGCAAAGGTAACCAGTAATTTATTACGGTCATCTTCGACTCAAACCCGACGACGACTGGTGAAGCCTAGAGCACATACAGAACATAAACATTATGTACATGATGCGGAAAAACAACCTAAAGATGACGATTTAGGTCTTTTCGTAAGCAATACTCTATGTCCACCGCCTCTTTTCTTTAATTCTAAATGCGAAGATttacaaaagaaaattaatcagacatctaaaaaaaaagattctaAACCAGAACCAGAAGAAAGTGAAGATTCATCTGTTGGTTTTGTAGAAACTCATTACATCTTTCCATCAGATATTAGTCAACAATCAGTCAGAAAAGTTCACAGAAGAAATCGCTCTAAACCAGCAGTTATTGATTCAAAACCACAAACACAATCGGTTGGCGTTCAGAGTTCTCCAGATGTTAGAAGTATTACATCCAGTCTTATCAACCAGAACCTACCAATTTTAGCTGCCCTAATGAGGGAGCTTTCTGTTCTTCAAAGTAATCGTCCACTAGTAGTGCAGCCAAGTCATCCATCACATCACCAGAGTGTAAGAACACCGACTGTTCCTCTAAGAATGAATGATGAAATGGTAGGCGTGGAAAATGAGTCAGAAAAAGAAGATAGGTTGAAACATACTGATAAAGTGAAAGATGCGAGAAATAAACGACCTACTTCATCTAAGAAGAAGTCTAAATTAACATTTGGTATGACACACTCTCAGAAGCTCAGACTTCAAATGAACAACCCGGAGCAGCTTAAGACTCTAGAGAAAGAGGAATCAAGACAACAGAAGAACAATGGAAGGATGGGGTCCACTTACAAAACCCTACTGACATCTCAGAAAGAGAAAGGGCACAGAAAAGGAAGAGATAGATTTGATGCATTTGCTCAAG AGAAAGACGAGTTGGAAAGCAACAAGGAAAATGAAACACTTTATGTTCAACCAAGACAGAGACCTGTACCAGCACCTAGGCAATCAAAAGAAAGTTTGTCAAGCAAGAGTAATACAGAAAGAACATCTGAAGTAAAAGATGAAATTCAAAGTTATATGAGTGTTAGAGGTATTGATAAAAGTACTGATCAAGAAGAGTCAGTAAATGAAGAAAATAGTTGTCATAGCTCTAAAG atcAAAGTGAGGCAAGCAGTCGGATAATAGAGGTACATATACCAAGTGTTTCAAATGACGAAATTTTTGACGATGAATCCAACATAACAAGTGACTTTACTGACCAATCAGAGGCTGGTGATATTACAGTTAATCATGTTTCCCCAAAGAAGACTGTACAGGTTCCTGGTTTCAGTGTAGAAACTGAGTCTCAACAAAACAATCCAGAAGGAAAGGATGAGGGAATGGATTTTGATAAAGAAAGAAAACCTTATGACGGTAAAGATAGGAAATTAGCCACAAACCAATCAGTGAGTGTTTATCCAGGCAAGCAGCAAATACGAAGAGTTGAAGTTTTGTCAAAAGAcgattttaaaacaaaatctgAAGAATTTGAAGAAGCTGAGGATGATGAAGGAGATGTTCTGGAAGGAGCACATTTTGAAGAGAATTATTCGACTGATTTTGATGCTGTTGAAGATGACCAAGATAGAAAGAATGTTTTGGGATATGCTGAGTTTGAAGGAACGTATTCTTATGATTTTGAAGACCCAGATGCCGGACCACTTGGAGtggttgatgatgatgattacggAATCGATAGTCTTGCCTCTCTCAGTACAACATCATCGTCGCCAGAAGAATCATCTGCAAGTCAAGTTAGTTTAAGGCAGCCGGTGCCACATGCCAGCAGACTACAGAAGGGAAGTTTAGCGATACCCAAACCAGTGCTTTCTTCAAAGTCTCCTCTGCCAAAgaagattaaacaaaatgttgatgTGTCGATGAACTTAGCAACCGGCGGATCTAGTTTGCAATCGGAATTCTTAACTGGAGATTCAGACATTTACCAGTCAACGATAGGAACTGGTAGAACACGATCCAGTGACGATTATAATCGGTCAAATTCTGACGTACTTTCTGTTAGTAGCAAAGAATTctaa